The following proteins are encoded in a genomic region of Sorangiineae bacterium MSr12523:
- a CDS encoding anthranilate synthase component I family protein, with product MNGFVTRTLVADGLTPVRAYALLRDAAEGTASFLLESVVAGERWGRLSMLGYRPRYEAALLPNGQWTVRGDAPFSPPSQGGDPISVASALFASKVEPRTPAERLAGAHVGYFGWDLVHAIDKVDTWPGTRAPLARFVGGSTVVVFDNFAQTFTIAAETEEEVDRAERDLLAPGALRRIALPDRTRLPADVAVSMDDAEYERIVRRAKEYITAGDAFQIVLARNFHVPRAGRDPFDVYRAMRVLNPSPYMYFLDFPPAEGETARTQISGASPETLVRLEDGVMTVRPIAGTRARGRTPDEDAARETELLSDPKERAEHVMLIDLGRNDVGRVADIGSVRLVRNMEVDRYSHVMHIVSEVEGRVNPTRIPPLEAFRAAFPAGTLSGAPKLRAMQIIRELESRPRGIYGGAVGYLTQHGDFDFAIAIRTAVCRGDGFDVTAGAGIVEGSVPADEAMETRNKARAVLASIEAAPRDVV from the coding sequence GTGAACGGATTCGTCACGCGGACGCTCGTCGCCGATGGTCTGACCCCGGTGCGAGCGTACGCGCTGTTGCGCGATGCCGCGGAGGGCACGGCGTCGTTTCTGCTGGAAAGCGTCGTCGCGGGGGAACGCTGGGGGCGTCTCTCGATGCTCGGCTACCGGCCGCGTTACGAGGCCGCCCTTCTGCCGAATGGGCAGTGGACCGTGCGCGGCGACGCACCGTTTTCGCCGCCATCGCAGGGAGGAGATCCCATCTCGGTCGCGAGCGCGCTGTTCGCGAGCAAGGTCGAGCCACGCACCCCGGCCGAGCGCCTCGCCGGCGCGCACGTCGGCTACTTCGGCTGGGACCTGGTGCACGCCATCGACAAAGTCGATACGTGGCCGGGTACGCGGGCCCCGCTCGCGCGCTTCGTCGGTGGAAGCACCGTGGTCGTGTTCGACAATTTCGCGCAGACCTTCACCATCGCGGCGGAGACCGAGGAAGAAGTCGACCGCGCGGAGCGGGATCTCCTGGCACCGGGCGCGCTGCGCCGGATTGCGCTGCCGGACCGCACGCGGCTGCCGGCCGACGTGGCCGTGAGCATGGATGACGCGGAGTACGAGCGCATCGTGCGCCGCGCGAAGGAGTACATCACGGCGGGCGACGCCTTTCAGATCGTGCTGGCGCGCAATTTCCACGTGCCCCGAGCAGGGCGCGATCCGTTCGACGTGTACCGCGCGATGCGGGTGCTCAACCCGTCGCCGTACATGTACTTTCTCGACTTTCCGCCGGCGGAAGGAGAAACGGCGCGCACGCAGATCTCCGGCGCGAGCCCCGAGACGTTGGTGCGCCTCGAAGACGGCGTGATGACCGTGCGCCCCATCGCCGGCACACGCGCGCGAGGCCGCACGCCCGACGAGGACGCGGCGCGCGAGACGGAGCTTCTGAGCGATCCCAAAGAGCGCGCCGAGCACGTGATGCTCATCGATCTGGGCCGCAACGACGTGGGCCGCGTGGCGGACATCGGCAGCGTGCGCCTGGTGCGCAACATGGAAGTGGACCGCTACTCCCACGTGATGCACATCGTGAGCGAGGTCGAAGGACGCGTGAACCCCACGCGCATCCCGCCGCTCGAAGCCTTCCGCGCGGCCTTTCCCGCGGGCACGCTCTCCGGCGCGCCCAAACTGCGTGCCATGCAGATCATCCGCGAGCTCGAGTCGCGTCCGCGCGGCATCTACGGCGGCGCGGTGGGCTACCTCACGCAGCACGGCGATTTCGACTTTGCCATCGCCATTCGCACCGCCGTGTGCCGCGGCGACGGCTTCGACGTCACCGCCGGTGCGGGCATCGTCGAGGGCAGCGTCCCCGCCGACGAGGCCATGGAGACGCGCAACAAAGCGCGCGCCGTCCTCGCCTCCATCGAGGCCGCACCGCGCGACGTCGTCTAG
- a CDS encoding VOC family protein, protein MSRIIPLAVVLLCVACSGKEPKPTSATGASVKANPVQEMRVALTVDAYDKALHFYRDGLKMRAVETWDRPDGSGAILDAGRATLEILSTKQVERIDRIEVGRRISGPVRLGLDVEEPEAVARAFEAGGAERLAGPAAAPWGTTFRMRAPDGMQYTLYAGPGEKTGASIRELRIALTVDKYDEALRFYRDGLGLPVRKAWAEPEGSGAIFEAGRATLELLSTKMAESVDRIEVGPRVAGPVRVALEVDDSAKRGEALMEAGAQLLGGPVVTPWLDKNVRLRAPDGMQYTLFTKSAR, encoded by the coding sequence ATGTCGAGAATCATTCCCCTGGCCGTTGTACTCTTGTGCGTGGCCTGCTCGGGCAAGGAGCCCAAGCCAACCTCCGCGACAGGAGCCTCCGTGAAAGCGAACCCCGTTCAGGAAATGCGTGTGGCGCTCACCGTGGATGCGTACGACAAGGCGCTTCATTTTTATCGCGACGGTCTGAAGATGCGCGCTGTCGAAACGTGGGATCGGCCCGACGGTAGCGGGGCAATTCTGGACGCGGGGCGCGCCACGTTGGAGATCCTTTCGACGAAGCAAGTGGAGCGGATCGATCGCATCGAGGTGGGGCGGCGCATTTCCGGGCCGGTGCGTCTCGGGCTGGACGTGGAGGAGCCCGAAGCCGTTGCGCGGGCCTTCGAGGCCGGCGGGGCGGAACGTCTCGCGGGGCCGGCGGCGGCGCCGTGGGGGACGACGTTCCGGATGCGCGCGCCCGATGGAATGCAGTACACCCTGTACGCCGGCCCTGGCGAAAAGACGGGTGCGTCCATCCGCGAGCTGCGCATCGCGCTGACCGTGGACAAGTACGACGAGGCGCTGCGCTTCTACCGCGATGGGCTCGGGCTTCCCGTGCGCAAGGCGTGGGCCGAGCCCGAGGGAAGCGGCGCGATTTTCGAGGCGGGAAGGGCCACCTTGGAGCTTCTCTCGACCAAGATGGCAGAATCCGTCGACCGCATCGAGGTGGGCCCGCGCGTGGCGGGGCCCGTGCGCGTGGCCCTCGAGGTCGACGATTCGGCGAAGCGTGGCGAGGCCTTGATGGAGGCGGGCGCGCAGCTGCTCGGCGGGCCCGTGGTCACGCCATGGCTGGACAAGAACGTGCGCCTGCGCGCGCCGGACGGCATGCAGTACACGCTGTTCACGAAGTCCGCGCGCTAG
- a CDS encoding LysR family transcriptional regulator: MDRLTGMSLFVCAVDRGSFAAAGRDFGMTPAMVGRHVRALEERVGAQLLQRTTRSQRLTTFGRIYYERCTRVLAEIDAMDRTADELRASPRGLLRVTTTASFGACRLAPALADYLTRFPDMNVELILSDHYTDLVEEGFDAAVRVGPLAPSPLVARRLASVRFILAASPHYLAARGVPKRPDDLTRHTCIGHAHGAWSDVWPMETSDGIAQPVKIRARLKINNGEALRAAAVRGMGIALQPEFQMADDLAAGRLTRVLPEYPFPKVPMHIVYPPQKPVPAKLRTFVDFVVERFGR; this comes from the coding sequence ATGGACCGACTCACCGGCATGTCGCTCTTCGTATGCGCCGTGGATCGCGGCAGCTTCGCGGCCGCCGGGCGTGATTTCGGGATGACGCCCGCCATGGTCGGCCGGCATGTGCGCGCGCTCGAGGAACGCGTCGGTGCGCAGCTTCTTCAGCGCACCACGCGCTCGCAGCGCCTCACCACGTTCGGGCGCATCTACTACGAGCGGTGCACGCGAGTTCTCGCCGAGATCGACGCCATGGATCGCACGGCCGACGAGCTACGCGCCTCACCGCGCGGCCTTCTTCGCGTGACCACCACGGCCTCGTTCGGTGCGTGCCGACTCGCCCCCGCGCTGGCCGACTACCTCACGCGCTTCCCCGACATGAACGTCGAGCTGATCTTGAGCGACCACTACACGGACCTGGTCGAGGAGGGATTCGATGCCGCGGTGCGTGTGGGCCCGCTCGCGCCTTCGCCTCTCGTGGCGCGGCGTCTCGCCAGCGTGCGCTTCATTCTCGCGGCCTCCCCGCATTACCTCGCCGCGCGCGGGGTGCCCAAGCGGCCGGACGATCTCACGCGGCACACGTGCATCGGGCATGCGCATGGCGCTTGGAGCGATGTCTGGCCGATGGAAACCTCGGACGGCATCGCTCAGCCCGTGAAGATCCGCGCGCGGCTCAAGATCAACAATGGGGAAGCTTTGCGCGCCGCGGCGGTGCGCGGAATGGGCATCGCCCTGCAGCCCGAGTTCCAAATGGCCGACGATCTCGCCGCGGGAAGATTGACGCGCGTGCTGCCGGAGTATCCGTTCCCCAAGGTCCCCATGCACATCGTGTATCCACCGCAGAAGCCGGTGCCTGCGAAATTGCGCACCTTCGTCGACTTCGTGGTGGAACGGTTCGGCCGCTGA
- a CDS encoding Rid family detoxifying hydrolase, whose translation MRHMARKSITAPNAVSVGPYSHAVDTDPYVYLSGQTPLDSATGRLVEGSVGDQTLQCFKNLEAVLTAAGLTFDNVVKCNVFLTNMADFAAMNEVYAKQFTAPYPARTTIGVAALPLGARVEIELVAKR comes from the coding sequence ATGCGGCACATGGCACGCAAATCCATCACCGCTCCCAATGCGGTTTCCGTCGGTCCGTATTCACACGCCGTCGATACGGATCCCTACGTCTACTTGTCCGGGCAAACCCCGCTCGACAGCGCCACGGGCCGACTCGTCGAAGGCTCCGTAGGAGACCAGACCTTGCAATGTTTCAAGAACCTCGAGGCGGTGCTCACCGCGGCGGGGCTCACGTTCGACAACGTCGTCAAGTGCAACGTCTTCCTGACGAACATGGCCGACTTCGCGGCGATGAACGAGGTGTACGCGAAGCAATTCACCGCCCCCTACCCCGCGCGCACCACCATCGGCGTGGCCGCCCTTCCCCTCGGCGCGCGCGTCGAAATCGAGTTGGTCGCGAAGCGTTGA
- a CDS encoding NmrA family NAD(P)-binding protein has protein sequence MFAIAGVSGNTGSVVVDTLLAKGKKVRVIVRDAKKGEPFRARGAEVAVASFEDVPALTKALEGAEGAYFLQPPDVTATDFLAGRIAFADGLARAIDASRVPHVVFLSSIGAHRPDGTGVIVSLYNAEQRLAKTQAKLTFVRAAYFFENWAPSLGAAAASGKLPTFIEAEHAMPMIATRDIGAVAAQALIEGPPAEHIQIIALEAPRAYSPRDVAEAAARALGRPVEPDFAPAEAIEPAFQSFGMSADVARHMRGMYVGINADVVRFAGAGERHVRGTTELETVVRALLPST, from the coding sequence ATGTTCGCTATTGCTGGAGTCTCTGGAAACACGGGTTCGGTCGTCGTCGATACCTTGCTTGCCAAGGGCAAGAAGGTGCGTGTCATCGTGCGCGACGCCAAAAAGGGAGAGCCATTTCGTGCGCGCGGCGCGGAAGTGGCCGTGGCGTCGTTCGAGGACGTGCCGGCATTGACCAAGGCGCTGGAAGGCGCGGAGGGCGCGTATTTCCTCCAGCCGCCCGACGTCACGGCGACGGACTTCCTCGCAGGGCGCATCGCCTTTGCCGACGGCCTTGCGCGCGCCATCGATGCGAGCCGCGTCCCGCACGTCGTCTTCCTCTCGTCGATTGGTGCCCATCGTCCCGACGGCACGGGCGTCATCGTTTCGCTCTACAACGCCGAGCAACGGCTTGCGAAGACGCAGGCCAAGCTGACCTTCGTGCGCGCGGCCTATTTCTTCGAGAACTGGGCCCCTTCTCTCGGGGCGGCTGCGGCGTCGGGCAAGCTGCCCACGTTCATCGAGGCCGAGCACGCGATGCCCATGATTGCGACGCGCGACATCGGTGCGGTGGCGGCGCAGGCGCTCATCGAAGGCCCGCCCGCGGAGCATATCCAGATCATCGCCCTCGAGGCGCCGCGCGCGTACTCGCCGCGCGATGTCGCGGAGGCGGCGGCGCGTGCACTCGGCCGACCCGTGGAGCCGGATTTCGCGCCGGCGGAGGCCATCGAGCCGGCGTTTCAGAGCTTCGGCATGTCGGCGGACGTCGCGCGGCACATGCGCGGAATGTACGTGGGCATCAACGCCGACGTCGTGCGCTTTGCCGGAGCGGGCGAACGGCACGTGCGCGGCACGACCGAATTGGAAACGGTCGTGCGCGCACTTCTGCCTTCGACGTGA
- a CDS encoding LysR substrate-binding domain-containing protein — protein sequence MAKRLFRERFVCVLRKGHPCARRRLDLETFVSLPHALVSPHGQAGAVVDIALARLGKRRRIAVEVPHFLAAPHIVRQTDTVLTLTERVARTFAPSLDLVLIKPPLELPSFSMSMLWHERRRADPAHSWLRACVAEVAKGI from the coding sequence TTGGCAAAGCGCCTCTTTCGCGAGCGCTTCGTCTGCGTTCTGCGCAAAGGCCACCCCTGCGCGCGCCGGCGCCTCGATTTGGAGACCTTCGTTTCGCTGCCGCATGCCCTCGTTTCGCCGCACGGGCAGGCGGGGGCGGTGGTCGACATTGCGCTGGCCCGCCTGGGCAAACGCCGCCGCATCGCCGTCGAGGTGCCGCACTTTTTGGCCGCGCCCCACATCGTGCGGCAAACCGACACGGTCCTCACCCTCACCGAACGCGTCGCGCGCACCTTCGCCCCGTCGCTCGATTTGGTCCTCATCAAGCCGCCGCTCGAGCTGCCCAGCTTCTCCATGTCCATGCTCTGGCACGAACGCCGCCGCGCCGACCCAGCCCACAGCTGGTTGCGCGCGTGTGTGGCGGAGGTCGCAAAAGGGATTTAG
- a CDS encoding radical SAM protein, which translates to MTPLSLREFRAFPLDGAMLYFHPATGTSLRMESEATRTLTWQAPRVVMFGITNVCNLACHFCSRDTSRASAWTVDSAAAMLEGLARAGTLEVAFGGGEPFAFRGFVDLVRRLRKTTRLAIHVTTNGTLLTDRVLGDLSGALGQVRVSIYEDVEWRRAAGALLRAGQMWGANVLVHEGTMAGLPSLLLELAALGARDVSLLSYVGPDPSMVLSARSEGALAAIIRTSPIPCRVSVCFGARLGVHRLFDGMDDGGDCGAGLDFLSVTTDKRVQSCSFQEASFPIESAEDALRVWRTHRDALRARSPRAGCARDEHRGGQARRKGIRVWQSFSGNNSGE; encoded by the coding sequence ATGACTCCATTATCCCTTCGCGAATTTCGCGCGTTTCCGCTCGACGGCGCGATGCTTTATTTCCACCCCGCCACGGGCACGAGCCTTCGCATGGAAAGCGAGGCAACCCGCACGCTGACGTGGCAAGCACCGCGTGTCGTGATGTTTGGCATCACGAATGTTTGCAATTTGGCCTGCCATTTTTGCTCGCGCGACACGTCGCGTGCGAGTGCGTGGACGGTGGATTCGGCAGCCGCGATGCTCGAAGGGCTCGCCCGAGCAGGGACGCTGGAGGTCGCGTTTGGCGGCGGCGAGCCGTTTGCGTTCCGCGGTTTCGTGGACCTCGTCCGGCGATTGCGAAAGACGACGCGGCTCGCCATCCATGTGACCACGAACGGGACTTTGCTCACCGACCGCGTTCTCGGCGATCTCTCGGGGGCGCTCGGGCAGGTGCGCGTCTCCATCTACGAAGACGTGGAGTGGCGCCGTGCTGCGGGGGCGCTCCTTCGGGCGGGCCAAATGTGGGGTGCCAATGTTCTGGTGCACGAGGGCACGATGGCCGGATTGCCATCGCTGCTTCTCGAGCTCGCGGCGTTGGGCGCGCGGGATGTGTCGCTCCTCTCGTACGTGGGGCCGGACCCGTCGATGGTCCTGAGCGCCCGAAGCGAAGGAGCACTCGCTGCGATCATTCGAACCAGCCCCATACCGTGTCGCGTATCGGTCTGCTTCGGCGCGCGGCTTGGCGTTCACCGGCTCTTCGATGGCATGGACGATGGTGGCGATTGCGGAGCGGGCCTGGATTTTCTCAGCGTCACGACCGACAAACGCGTGCAAAGCTGCTCGTTTCAGGAGGCATCCTTTCCCATCGAGTCGGCGGAAGATGCACTCCGGGTATGGCGAACACACCGAGATGCACTCCGCGCCCGGTCTCCTCGAGCGGGATGCGCGCGCGACGAGCATCGCGGCGGACAGGCTCGGCGCAAGGGCATTCGGGTATGGCAGTCCTTCAGCGGGAACAACAGCGGCGAGTAG
- a CDS encoding threonine dehydratase codes for MLPDLLSLRAASEIVYRTMKPTPQYRWPLLVEAVGAEVWVKHENHTPVGAFKVRGGLVYFRELAARQPRGGHVVSATRGNHGQSIGFSAGRYGIKATIFVPHGNSREKNAAMQALGVELIEHGEDFQAAREEAARYAEREGFHFMPSFHADLVRGVASYWFEFFEAVPNLDVIYVPIGLGSGICAAVAVREALGLRTRIVGVTSAHAPAYALSFKAGKCIEAPVSTQLADGMACRTPDADAVAIISKHVDEVITVSDAEIAAAMRLLFTATHNVAEGAGAAALAGALQQRASLKGRRAGLVVSGGNVDADVFASVLRDANV; via the coding sequence ATGCTGCCCGATCTTCTTTCTTTGCGTGCTGCTTCCGAGATCGTCTACCGGACGATGAAACCCACGCCGCAGTATCGCTGGCCGCTGCTCGTCGAAGCCGTGGGGGCGGAGGTGTGGGTCAAGCACGAGAACCACACGCCGGTGGGGGCTTTCAAGGTGCGTGGCGGATTGGTGTACTTCCGCGAGCTCGCGGCGCGGCAGCCACGGGGGGGCCACGTCGTCAGTGCGACGCGCGGCAATCATGGCCAGTCGATTGGATTCTCGGCCGGGCGCTATGGGATAAAGGCCACCATTTTCGTGCCGCACGGCAACAGTCGCGAGAAAAATGCGGCGATGCAGGCGCTGGGGGTCGAGCTGATCGAGCACGGCGAGGACTTTCAGGCCGCGCGCGAAGAGGCCGCTCGCTATGCGGAGCGTGAAGGATTCCATTTCATGCCGTCGTTCCACGCCGATTTGGTGCGGGGTGTTGCCTCGTATTGGTTCGAGTTCTTCGAAGCGGTGCCGAACCTGGACGTCATCTACGTGCCCATTGGATTGGGCTCGGGCATCTGCGCCGCCGTTGCCGTGCGCGAAGCTCTCGGGTTGCGCACGAGGATCGTGGGCGTCACCTCGGCGCACGCGCCGGCCTATGCGCTCTCGTTCAAAGCGGGGAAGTGCATCGAGGCTCCCGTCTCGACGCAGCTCGCCGACGGCATGGCCTGCCGAACCCCGGATGCCGATGCCGTCGCCATCATCTCGAAGCATGTCGACGAGGTCATCACGGTAAGCGACGCCGAAATTGCCGCGGCCATGCGCCTGCTCTTCACGGCAACGCACAACGTCGCCGAGGGCGCGGGCGCCGCCGCACTCGCCGGCGCACTGCAACAACGCGCGAGCCTAAAAGGCCGCCGCGCCGGCCTCGTCGTCTCCGGCGGCAACGTCGACGCCGACGTCTTCGCCAGCGTCCTGCGCGACGCGAACGTCTGA
- a CDS encoding nucleoside 2-deoxyribosyltransferase domain-containing protein: MSLLLKPPAPLSFDRTLPSVFLAGSIEMGQADDWQRQLEIGLEDTPAVVLNPRRDDWDPSWKQSMSDPNLRAQVEWELDAQDAATCIAMYFAPTTKAPITLLELGLFARTGKVIVCCPDGFWRKGNVDIVCARYGIPTVSSLGELLAGVRHALRLG, from the coding sequence ATGTCGTTGTTACTCAAACCCCCCGCTCCACTCTCGTTCGATCGTACGCTGCCGAGCGTCTTTCTCGCGGGCTCCATCGAAATGGGGCAAGCGGACGATTGGCAACGCCAGTTGGAAATCGGCCTCGAGGACACACCCGCGGTCGTTCTGAATCCGCGGCGTGACGATTGGGACCCGAGTTGGAAGCAATCGATGTCCGACCCGAACCTGCGCGCCCAAGTGGAATGGGAGCTCGATGCACAAGATGCCGCCACGTGCATCGCGATGTACTTCGCCCCCACGACGAAAGCGCCCATCACGCTGCTGGAGCTGGGGCTTTTCGCGCGGACCGGCAAGGTGATCGTTTGCTGCCCTGACGGATTTTGGCGCAAAGGAAACGTGGACATCGTGTGCGCGCGCTACGGCATCCCCACGGTTTCCTCGCTGGGCGAGCTGCTCGCCGGCGTCCGGCACGCACTCCGGCTAGGATGA
- a CDS encoding sorbitol dehydrogenase family protein gives MSDTPPAIGRRAILAAFGAVALAHGLAACASSEEEGALDALSEELRLHPELARFLHLSALLTGFDRLEPSFAQLYLHSLQSDAQRAADLERLYQQAGYRDWHAPASLEELESRGIFRDGAFRILTDRIITNWYTGLYEAESGMRVATYVRALGWRLDGINAPTTRGGPPGFWSRPPVVREIP, from the coding sequence ATGAGTGACACGCCGCCCGCCATCGGTCGTCGTGCGATCCTGGCTGCTTTTGGAGCCGTTGCGCTCGCACATGGCCTTGCCGCCTGCGCGTCTTCCGAAGAAGAAGGCGCGCTCGATGCACTATCGGAGGAGCTGCGCCTGCATCCCGAGCTGGCGCGCTTTCTCCACTTGTCTGCGCTGCTCACCGGCTTCGATCGCCTCGAGCCGTCGTTCGCGCAATTGTATTTGCATTCATTGCAGTCAGACGCACAGCGCGCCGCCGATCTCGAACGCCTTTACCAACAGGCGGGCTACCGCGATTGGCATGCTCCCGCGAGCCTCGAGGAATTGGAATCCCGAGGCATCTTCCGAGATGGCGCGTTTCGCATACTCACGGACCGCATCATCACGAATTGGTACACGGGGCTGTACGAAGCGGAATCGGGCATGCGCGTCGCAACCTACGTCCGCGCGCTGGGATGGCGTCTCGACGGCATCAATGCGCCGACCACCCGCGGTGGGCCTCCGGGATTCTGGAGCCGGCCCCCCGTCGTACGGGAGATCCCATGA
- a CDS encoding GMC family oxidoreductase codes for MSSNDMEADVVIVGAGIVGSLVATRLAKTGAKVLVLEAGPRVDRAQAIQRYRDSVIKLPETPYEAVSHAPAPRLDKIGDYYVQAGPDIFWSNYLRLVGGSVWHWLGMTPRLHPTDFEMKSRFGVGADWPIRYSDIEPYYVEAERLMGVAGHGDLESPRSAPYPLPPIALNNADKAWKRALGTLGIEMSVNPQARNSIPHDGRPACDGRASCLPICPTVARFDAGVQVERAERAGARIVENAVAVFVEVGPDERIQGIHVRRPDGTSQIARGRIYILAAHGIETPKLLLLSRTSARPGGVANGSDQVGRNLMDHPTQVTWALTREAHGAYRGPQSTAGVDHFRFRDFDGVDQRAHRGAFRIELRADGWTYAKGTADFALPELLARGIRGTQLRRELALHAHRHSSVSSLVEQLPNPNNRVTLAEDALDSFGLPRPKIHYALSDYEKRGLSAARATHDRMYAALGTTYIEHAPDYFGGGHILGTYRMGNDPATSVVDPHGRSHDHANLFLLGSGQFCTGGTVNPTLTLSALALYALPRIERALAGD; via the coding sequence ATGAGTTCGAACGATATGGAAGCCGACGTCGTCATCGTGGGGGCTGGAATCGTCGGTTCGCTCGTGGCCACCCGGCTGGCGAAAACGGGGGCCAAGGTCCTGGTGCTCGAAGCCGGTCCACGGGTCGATCGCGCGCAGGCCATCCAACGCTACCGCGATTCGGTCATCAAATTGCCCGAAACACCGTATGAAGCGGTGTCGCACGCACCCGCGCCACGCCTGGACAAGATTGGCGATTATTACGTCCAAGCGGGCCCGGATATTTTCTGGAGCAACTACCTCCGCTTGGTCGGAGGCAGCGTGTGGCATTGGCTGGGCATGACGCCGCGCCTGCACCCGACCGATTTCGAAATGAAGTCGCGTTTCGGTGTCGGGGCCGATTGGCCAATACGCTACAGCGATATCGAACCGTATTACGTGGAGGCCGAGCGGCTCATGGGCGTGGCAGGACACGGCGATCTGGAGTCGCCGCGAAGCGCGCCATATCCCCTGCCGCCGATTGCCCTAAACAACGCGGACAAGGCCTGGAAGCGCGCCCTCGGGACTTTGGGAATCGAGATGAGCGTCAATCCCCAAGCACGCAATTCGATTCCGCACGATGGCCGTCCCGCGTGCGACGGGCGCGCAAGCTGTTTGCCGATTTGCCCCACGGTGGCGCGGTTCGATGCCGGCGTGCAAGTCGAGCGCGCGGAGCGTGCGGGGGCACGCATCGTGGAAAACGCGGTCGCCGTCTTCGTCGAAGTAGGGCCGGACGAGCGCATCCAAGGCATCCACGTCCGCAGGCCCGACGGCACATCGCAGATTGCGCGCGGGCGCATCTACATCCTTGCCGCACACGGCATCGAGACGCCCAAGCTCTTGCTCCTCTCGCGCACGTCCGCGCGTCCCGGCGGCGTGGCCAATGGCAGCGACCAAGTCGGCCGCAACCTCATGGACCACCCGACGCAGGTCACGTGGGCCCTCACCCGCGAGGCCCATGGTGCTTACCGCGGCCCGCAGTCGACGGCCGGCGTGGACCATTTTCGCTTTCGCGACTTCGATGGGGTCGACCAACGCGCCCACCGTGGGGCCTTTCGCATCGAGCTGCGCGCCGACGGTTGGACCTACGCCAAAGGAACCGCAGACTTCGCCCTTCCCGAGCTTCTCGCACGCGGCATTCGCGGCACCCAACTGCGGCGTGAGCTCGCCTTGCATGCGCACCGCCACTCGAGTGTGTCATCCTTGGTCGAGCAGCTGCCCAACCCGAACAACCGGGTCACCCTGGCGGAGGACGCGCTGGACAGCTTCGGCCTGCCCCGCCCCAAGATTCACTACGCGCTCAGCGACTACGAGAAACGAGGCCTCAGCGCCGCCCGCGCGACGCACGATCGCATGTACGCGGCCCTCGGCACGACCTACATCGAGCACGCGCCCGATTACTTCGGGGGCGGGCACATCCTGGGCACCTACCGCATGGGCAACGACCCCGCAACGAGCGTGGTCGATCCGCACGGCCGTTCGCACGACCACGCGAATCTCTTCCTCCTGGGCAGCGGGCAGTTTTGCACCGGCGGCACCGTCAACCCGACCTTGACGCTCAGCGCCCTTGCTTTGTATGCGCTGCCGCGAATCGAGAGGGCGCTGGCGGGGGACTAG
- a CDS encoding cytochrome c, protein MRQSMWLLALAAASLPAFFVGACGDDDTLVRVLDAGTRDSTTADSTADSSSTAGDPVRGRYIVDTLATCGDCHTPRNPDGTFDMSRYLGGNECLVGVNRGDAGPGGPNDPPGCLATPNLTNHETGLKNRSDQEIRDMFQHGRRPTGDALWPVMPYWVFANMSEQDAMAVVAHLRSTQGVDHRSASQWPWNSPPPSPRPPIDMNTVYAPPRDGNPDYDSQVRGRYLAAAMPCIECHTPDQEGVQPPTPDRTRWFAGNRIFRRSDLGLPSNFPEEIHTANLTSDRTGLAGRSMTDIVRAIREGIQPDGGLVCPPMPAGHLAPYSNITDEDANDIARYLLSLPPISNPRPDCQPTP, encoded by the coding sequence ATGCGGCAATCGATGTGGCTGTTGGCCCTCGCGGCGGCAAGCTTGCCGGCGTTCTTTGTCGGCGCATGCGGCGACGACGACACCCTCGTTCGGGTGCTGGACGCCGGCACTCGAGATAGTACGACGGCGGACAGCACCGCGGATAGTTCCTCCACGGCTGGCGATCCGGTGCGTGGTCGATACATCGTGGACACGCTTGCAACCTGTGGCGATTGCCATACTCCGCGCAATCCGGATGGCACGTTCGACATGTCACGCTACCTCGGCGGCAACGAATGCCTCGTCGGAGTCAATCGCGGCGACGCGGGGCCGGGCGGCCCGAACGATCCGCCGGGCTGTCTCGCCACGCCGAATCTGACCAATCACGAGACCGGTTTGAAGAACCGGAGCGATCAAGAGATTCGGGACATGTTCCAACATGGAAGGCGCCCGACGGGGGATGCTCTCTGGCCGGTCATGCCTTATTGGGTTTTCGCGAATATGTCGGAGCAAGACGCCATGGCCGTTGTCGCCCATTTGCGTTCGACGCAGGGGGTCGATCATCGATCGGCGAGCCAATGGCCGTGGAACTCGCCACCACCAAGTCCGCGTCCGCCGATTGATATGAATACGGTGTATGCACCGCCGAGAGATGGGAATCCGGATTACGACAGCCAAGTGCGCGGTCGGTACCTCGCGGCCGCCATGCCGTGCATCGAGTGCCACACGCCCGATCAAGAGGGCGTACAACCGCCTACGCCGGATCGAACGAGGTGGTTTGCGGGAAATCGTATTTTCAGACGGTCGGATCTGGGCCTGCCGTCCAATTTTCCGGAGGAGATTCACACGGCCAATCTGACCTCGGATCGGACGGGGCTCGCGGGCCGCTCGATGACCGATATCGTCCGAGCCATCCGGGAAGGCATCCAGCCGGACGGCGGATTGGTGTGCCCGCCCATGCCCGCGGGACACCTGGCTCCGTATTCCAATATTACCGACGAGGACGCAAACGATATTGCGCGGTATCTGCTGTCACTTCCGCCCATTTCGAATCCGCGGCCGGATTGTCAGCCCACGCCTTGA